In Microbacterium maritypicum, the following are encoded in one genomic region:
- the phnD gene encoding phosphate/phosphite/phosphonate ABC transporter substrate-binding protein → MRRFTLPVVGLLGVAALALTGCQSPTAEAAPADPDAPITIATIPVGEDPTAENPVEVFAELLEKATGRDVEITDVPDYLSVVEAIRADHVNIGIMSGFPSALAVNTGEVDALVAFQGDGKPVTTCVVLEDSPIQTVEDLEGKTVAFADQASSSGYFMPVYMLHEAGLEQGTDYEAIFAGGHEGSFAALEQGQVDAACTAVMLTELGAPMFPFEDGEWRAVGESPAMDIQGAVLGRPSLDAETRKVIQDGIAEVFSPENAERLGAYGAFAAAPQTVDPDGADFESFAEIAAVAGVELKDLK, encoded by the coding sequence ATGCGCCGCTTCACCCTGCCCGTCGTCGGCCTCCTGGGCGTGGCCGCCCTCGCCCTCACCGGATGCCAGAGCCCGACCGCCGAGGCGGCCCCGGCCGATCCCGACGCCCCCATCACGATCGCCACGATTCCCGTCGGCGAAGACCCCACCGCCGAGAACCCCGTCGAGGTGTTCGCCGAACTGCTCGAGAAGGCGACCGGCCGCGATGTCGAGATCACGGATGTGCCCGACTACCTGAGCGTGGTCGAGGCGATCCGCGCCGATCACGTCAACATCGGCATCATGAGCGGCTTCCCGTCCGCGCTCGCCGTGAACACCGGAGAGGTCGACGCGCTGGTCGCGTTCCAGGGCGACGGCAAGCCGGTGACGACCTGTGTCGTGCTCGAGGACTCGCCCATCCAGACCGTCGAAGACCTCGAGGGCAAGACGGTGGCGTTCGCCGACCAGGCCTCCAGCTCGGGCTACTTCATGCCCGTGTACATGCTGCACGAGGCCGGGCTCGAGCAGGGCACCGACTACGAGGCCATCTTCGCGGGCGGGCACGAGGGCAGCTTCGCCGCGCTGGAGCAGGGCCAGGTGGATGCCGCGTGCACCGCGGTCATGCTCACCGAGCTCGGCGCCCCGATGTTCCCGTTCGAGGACGGCGAGTGGCGTGCGGTGGGCGAGAGTCCGGCGATGGACATCCAGGGCGCCGTGCTCGGCCGCCCGTCGCTGGATGCCGAGACCCGCAAGGTGATCCAGGACGGAATCGCCGAGGTGTTCTCGCCCGAGAACGCCGAGCGTCTCGGCGCCTACGGGGCGTTCGCTGCGGCCCCGCAGACGGTCGACCCCGACGGAGCGGACTTCGAGTCCTTCGCGGAGATCGCGGCTGTCGCCGGTGTCGAGCTCAAGGACCTCAAGTGA
- a CDS encoding phosphonate ABC transporter ATP-binding protein encodes MPPVVERGAQRRDETRTPTAELRQALPLVTVRGLQVAYDENTVLDGVDLDLFPGEMVALLGASGSGKSTLMRSLTGFAPISAGTVRVAGHDVTNLARGELRTLRSEVGQVFQQFNLIPRLSVMTNVLTGTLHGAGPINLAGGFSTAHRRRALELLDRVGIAHKASAPARSLSGGQQQRVAIARALMQQPKVILADEPVASLDPKLAGSVLELLREIATHDGIPVLVSLHVLPLALAHSDRIVGLRHGEMLVSGATSQLDAAALSPLYDDEEDGDEHDH; translated from the coding sequence GTGCCTCCGGTCGTTGAGCGAGGAGCGCAGCGACGAGACGAAACGCGCACCCCCACCGCCGAGCTGCGCCAGGCGCTGCCGCTCGTGACCGTGCGCGGCCTCCAGGTGGCGTACGACGAGAACACCGTGCTCGACGGCGTCGACCTCGACCTGTTCCCGGGCGAGATGGTGGCTCTGCTCGGGGCCTCCGGTTCGGGCAAGTCGACCCTGATGCGCAGTCTGACCGGGTTCGCGCCCATCTCGGCCGGCACGGTGCGGGTCGCCGGGCACGACGTCACGAATCTCGCCCGCGGCGAGCTGCGCACGCTGCGTTCCGAGGTCGGGCAGGTGTTCCAGCAGTTCAACCTGATCCCCCGGCTCAGCGTCATGACCAACGTGCTCACGGGCACGCTGCACGGCGCGGGGCCGATCAACCTGGCCGGTGGTTTCTCGACCGCGCACCGCCGTCGGGCGCTCGAACTGCTCGACCGGGTCGGCATCGCGCACAAGGCGTCCGCCCCCGCCCGCTCGCTCTCGGGCGGACAGCAGCAGCGGGTGGCGATCGCCCGGGCGCTCATGCAGCAGCCGAAGGTGATCCTGGCCGACGAGCCGGTCGCCTCGCTCGACCCGAAGCTCGCGGGCTCGGTGCTCGAACTGCTGCGCGAGATCGCGACGCACGACGGCATCCCGGTGCTGGTGAGCCTGCACGTGCTGCCCCTCGCTCTCGCGCACAGCGACCGGATCGTGGGGCTGCGGCACGGCGAGATGCTCGTCTCGGGCGCGACCTCGCAACTGGATGCCGCCGCCCTCAGCCCGCTGTACGACGACGAGGAGGACGGCGATGAGC